A part of Gossypium hirsutum isolate 1008001.06 chromosome A07, Gossypium_hirsutum_v2.1, whole genome shotgun sequence genomic DNA contains:
- the LOC107955792 gene encoding uncharacterized protein — MAQAKSSSLGSMPNLDISETPVSPATEAGSQSCSTGDDALSQAMLRVLERVVRRAVTGVAPTMVEYWLEAIERIMNDIDCTPEKKLKGTVSLLCDEAYQWLLSVEEGTQLDCLNWDYFKTTFQSKYVDVSYIDARRLEFLNFMQGDKPVLEFLRLSRYARGMVAYEYEKYVNFKDGLRFSLMVLIAPQRECEFAVLVDKAKIAEEPCGDYGRRHLSECWRRLGACLWCAFLEHRIKECPHRVDLMQASRLSFAQPQWAIQQLPRGRGPDKGGNDIGSTHSYVASTVFENLGISIECTSNEITLKVKEVDIHKTVFRTLYRHYEFLVMPFGLTNAPTAFMDMMNRVFQSYFDQFIVVFIDDIFVYSKTEDEHDKHLKPKNISEIHSFLDLAGYYRRFLKGFSLITAPLAKLICKGVLFV, encoded by the exons ATGGCTCAAGCAAAGTCTTCCTCTCTAGGCAGTATGCCAAATTTAGACATAAGTGAGACACCGGTTTCACCTGCTACTGAGGCTGGGTCTCAAAGTTGCTCGACTGGAGACGacgcactatcccaagctatgttgAGGGTGTTGGAGAGGGTCGTACGTCG GGCTGTCACTGGAGTCGCCCCTACTATGGTCGAGTATTGGTTGGAAGCCATTGAGAGGATCATGAACGACATCGACTGCACTCCTGAGAAGAAATTAAAAGGTACAGTCTCTTTGCTTTGCGATGAGGCGTATCAGTGGTTGTTGtcagttgaggagggtactcaactAGATTGTCTGAACTGGGATTATTTTAAAACTACCTTCCAGAGCAAGTATGTGGACGTGAGCTATATTGATGCTCGTAGACTTGAGTTCCTAAATTTCATGCAAGGCGATAAACCTGTGCTCGAGTTTCTGAGGTTAAGCCGCTAcgctcgaggcatggtggcatATGAGTACGAGAAATATGTCAATTTTAAGGACGGCTTAAGGTTTAGTCTGATGGtactgattgctccgcagagggagtgtGAGTTTGCTGTCTTGGTAGATAAGGCGAAGATAGCCGAAGAG CCATGTGGTGATTATGGTAGGCGCCATCTAAGCGAGTGTTGGAGAAGGTTAGGGGCTTGTTTGTGGTGTGCGTTTTTAGAGCATCGAATTAAAGAGTGTCCACATCGTGTTGATCTGATGCAAGCTTCAAGACTGAGTTTTGCTCAGCCTCAGTGGGCAATACAGCAGCTACCTAGGGGTCGTGGACCGGAtaagggtggtaatg ATATAGGTTCCACTcattcctatgtagctagtaCTGTTTTTGAGAACTTGGGGATTTCTATTGAGTGTACTTCTAATGAGATTACT CTTAAAGTTAAGGAAGTTGACATTCATAAGACGGTGTTTAGGACTCTTTATaggcactacgagttcctagttatgccttttggtctgacaAATGCTCCGACTGCATTCATGGATATGATGAACCGAGTTTTTCAGTCGTATTTTGATCAGTTCATCGTGgtcttcatcgatgatatttttGTTTACTCTAaaactgaggatgagcatgataagCATCTTAAA CCTAAGAACATATCAGAGATCCACAGTTTTCTGGATCTTGCAGGGTATTATCGACGGTTTCTCAAGGGGTTCTCTCTGATTACAGCTCCTTTGGCTAAGCTTATATGCAAAGGTGTTCTTTTTGTCTAG